Sequence from the Leptospira johnsonii genome:
TCTTCCCTATTGGGAGGGGAAATTTTGGCAGAGATTCTTTTAAACGAACCATTATCTATCGAAAATAGCTTGTACTCATCTCTGCATCCCGCAAGATTTCTATACCGCAAGATCCGAAATCTGGAATAAGGAAGAAGTTTCAACTTGTCTGCAAACACTGGAACAGTCTCCTCTTCGATAGAGGATTGGAAAAAGATCCTACATACCCATTTCGGTTTTTCGCAATTCAGGCAGGGCCAATGGGAAGCAATCCAAGCTCTGCTAGGAAGAAAGGACGTGCTCGCTATTCTTCCTACTGGTGGCGGAAAATCGCTGATCTATCAATTACCTTCTTTCGCTGAATCCAATTCTCTTACGATCGTAATCTCACCGTTGATCGCTCTTATGAAAGACCAAGTGGACGGTTTAAAAGCGAGAGGTATCCAAGCTGCTTTTTGTAATTCGACTCAGGACGATCTAGAACAAGTCAGAGTATTATCTTCCGCGGCCACGGGTAAGATTAGAATATTATATATTTCTCCTGAACGTGCAGTCTCTCGATCCTTTTTAAATCTGCTTCCAAAACTCCCGGTAAGTTTGATGGCAGTGGACGAGGCACATTGTGTCTCTCAATGGGGACACGATTTCCGTCCTGAATACAGAAAGCTTCATACATTACGTTCTTATTTACAAGAAGGAACTCCTTGGGTAGCGCTCACCGCTACAGCAACAGACAGAGTCAAAAAAGATATCTCCGATAGTTTAGGATTAAAATTCCCTTTACATGTGCAAGGCACCTATGTGAGAGAGAATTTAAAATTCTCCGTTGTATATCCAGACTCGGAGAGAGAAAAAGAAAATCTACTTTTAGAAATATTAGAAAAGGGTAATTTTCAAAAATCAGTCTCAGGCAAGGCGATCATATATTGTTCAACCAGGGCCAAAGTGGATGAAATTTACGAACTTCTCCGCAAATCCGGATATAAAGTAGGCAAATATCACGCAGGAAGAACCGACTCCAGCAGAGAAAAAACGCAGGAAGGTTATACATCCGGAAAAACGAATATACTCGTAGCCACAAACGCATTTGGAATGGGATTGGATAGTCCGAATGTACGGTTGGTCCTTCACTACCAGGTACCTTCTTCTCTGGAAAGTTATTACCAAGAAGCAGGAAGAGCGGGAAGAGACGGTAAAAATTCGGATTGTGTATTATTCTTCTTACCTGGCGACTTGAGCGTCCAAAGTTTCCTTTTATCCAAAGAAGCAAATTACAAGGGAGGAGAGACATTACTCTCTCACGTAAAATCCTACGTAAGCTCTCCGGACTGTAGACAAAAGATCTTATGTGATTATTTCGGAGAAGAAATCTCCAGCTGCGGATCCTGCGATACTTGTGCGGACTCCACAACCTCTCATTCTGCAAGGCTTGCCTATACGGAAAGGGAAAGATTAAAAGCGGAGAAGAAGAAGGAAAAAGAATCCCATATCTTCGATGCAGACGAGATCAGATCTATAGAAGGATTGATCTCTGAATATCCGGCAAAATTCGGGAAAAAGATCATCGCAGGAACATTAAGAGGAGCAAAGTCCAAGGATATACTTCGCAGAAGATTGGACAAATCCGAATATTATTCTTCCTTAAAACATGTTCCCGAAGAATCCATTCTAAAACTTTTGGAGGATTGGCAGAAGGCCAAAAAACTTTCCATCAAAGGGGATAAATATCCGAAAATTTATCTGACTGCATTCGGAAAACCTAAAGTAACTTCCGACGATCCGGAAAAACCGCGCAAAAAAGTACAACTTAGCGGGGACAGACTCATCCTGAACGAACTCAAAAATTTCCGGGACAGGATCGCAAGACGTAATAAATGGAAAAAGTTTATGGTGCTTCAGAATCCTGTGCTAGTCAGGATCGTCTCCCAAAAACCGGAAAGCCTGGAAGATCTAATGGCGATCAAAGGGATTGGAGAAGCCAAAGTTAGACAATATGGGAAAGAAATTTTAGCTATTTTAGAGAAGTTTTAACCTTCTTATTGTCTTCTATTCTAAAAATCGCCTTGCATACAACCTGAAGATTTTCTAATCTGTCCAGCCAATCCATCTCTTCCGATTTTATACATTAGGAAAACAATATGTTTCTGATCCGTCTTATTTTTCCGTATTTCAAAGTCTCGAAAACCAAAGCTTTAAACGAAGTAAACGTTTGGCTCCAAAGTAAAGAAACAAAGGATTCCCTTCCCGCCACAGATTATATTCCCTTTATGGATAACCTTGCCTTCCAACAATACAAAGATAGGATCTCAAAGAAGATGGGAGTTCCGGAATCCGAGTTGGAACTCTATAGATCCACAGAAAGGACCAAACTGTTATACAGACCTTTTTTTATACTCTTCTTTATCGGGATGTTGTATCTTGGGATCAATCTATTCTTAGAGATCCAACCTTACTTGGGAAAATCCAGACTGGAAAAACCGTTTATTGAAAATCTGCTCCCTTCCGGAAAAAAGGAATTAGTCGAGATGGATGGATCTTTTTGCAGATACATGATCAATAACGCTTCCGAGATCGCGGAAGATTATTTTTATATTGGTTGGTATCTATTCAGCATCGGCTCCATCTGCACTTTTTTGGGTTCCATTATGGACTCCAAACATCATGGGATCTTAAAGATCGCACTTCCATTCGTTGGTTTGTTTATATTAAGTATTGCCTGGAAGATATTCGATAATTCTAAACTAGCAGGACTAGCTGCAGGAAGATCCATGTTACATTATAACGAAGAGAAGGATGCAGATAAAAAATGCAGGCAAGAATGGGCGAATCTCAGACAGGGAATCGCTAATTTGGTGCCTTCCGGGATAGACACTGGAGACGCTTCTAAATAATTCAAAATAAAGAAGGAAATAGATCTTCTTCGTCTTCCGACTTGATCTGGGAATTTTTAGAAGAAGCTTCCGGATGAGAGAGACTTAGCCCCAAAAGTCGGATCGGAAAAATTGATTTACCGGATCCTAATATGAATTCTTCCAAAAGTTTGGATCCGATCCGATACAATTCGTTTTTATCTAGAAAGGAATAATCTTCGGTAAGACTTCTAGTCTTCAGCGTGAAGTCGGAAAATTTGACCTTAAGAGTGATCGTTTTTCCCGGAAAAGGTTTTTGCAGTAGCCTTCTTTCCAATTCCTCCGCGATATCCGAGAGTTCTCTAAATATGTCGGTACTATTTTCTAGATCTTTTTGAAAAGTGGATTCTGCCCCTAAGGATTTTCTTTCTCTATAAGGTTCTACCTGTCTATCGTCTAAACCTCTGCATACCGCATAGAACCAACGACCTGATTTTCCGAAATTTTGATCCAATATCTCCAGACTTTTTGCCTTTAGATCTTTTCCTTTTTTTATCCCAAGTGCATGCATTTTTTTTAATGTAACTTTTCCGATCCCGGGAAATACTGAGACATCCAAAGAGTCTATAAATTGTTCGGCTTGTTCAGGACGAACAATCGTCATTCCGTTTGGCTTGTTTTGGTCGGTGGCGATCTTAGCTAAAAACTTATTGATGGAAACTCCTGCGGATGCGGTTAACTGCGTTTCTTCGAAAATTTTTTCTCTGATCTCTTTTGCGACCTGACTTGCGTATGGGATATTTTTCTTATTTTGAGTGACGTCTAAAAATGCCTCATCCAAGGAAAGCATTTCCACAAGGTCTGTGTATTCTAGAAAGATCTCTCTGATCTTGGATGATACTTTTCTGTATGCTTCGAAACGAGGAGTTACAAAGATGCCGGAAGGACAAAGTCTTGCCGCCTGGGAACAAGGCATTGCGGAACGAACTCCGAACTTTCTAGCCTCGTAACTTGCGGCACAAACAACTCCTCTGGAATCCGGGGGACCTCCAACAATGATAGGTTTACCCCGATAAGCCGGATTATCCCTTTGTTCTACGGAAGCATAAAACGCATCCATATCCACATGTAGAATCTTTCGAATCATTTCCTGTTATCTATACTAAACGGATATATAGATTAGTCAAGTTTAATCCGAGACCCTAAGATACGTTAAAACATAGACCGACTTTGTACCATTCTTTTTTAAGATCCTGCTTGCTTCGTTTACACTTGCCCCGGTAGTAAAAACATCGTCTAACAATAATATCTTAGAAGGACAACGCCCCTTCCATTTCGATTTGATTTCCCAAGCAGAATAGGCGTGAAAGAATCTTTCCGAAAAACTTTTGCCCGCCTGTTTTTCCGGACTTATCTTTGTTAGAGGACTTATTAAAGGAATTTTTAATATCCTCTTTGTTTCTTCATACAATCTGCTACTCGGAGAAAATGGCCTGAGAACCGGATTGATAATTTTATTTTTAGAATAACTAGGAAGAAGGATACAAGCATCCAGATCCAAGGTCTTGAGCTTCCTTAAGATCTTTCTAATCCCCAAGGAAAGAAAAATAGAAACAGGATATTCATGATTCGATTTCAGTTTGTTCAATAATTCTCCCAAAAGATCATTTCTATCCCTAAGACTAAACTCCTGATCGAAAAATATATTTCTGGAATCGCAAAATCCGCAAACATTAGATACATCCGATAAAGGAGACGAACATACATTACATCTAAACGAAGGCTTGGAAGTCCGAGAAACGTAGGTACATCTTTTGCAGAGACCGATTTTTAAGGAGAAGAAGTCTTCTCTGCCGCAAATTCCGCAAAGCAAAGGAAAGAAAAAATCCAAGAGTCGGAGAAAGAATAAAGATCTCATAAAATAGGCGGGTGCAGGATGGACTACGCTGCGTGCATTTTTCCCTAATTAGGGTGATCCCAGAAATCCAACCAGTGCATTCCAACCTTCTCCCCTGCCGAAGGATCCTGAGTTTAGAACATCTTTTATTTATCTTAATTTAATAAATTATTGCCCATTAAACAAACGTTCGTTCTAATAGACTACGGTATGGGAAGTCCCAATATAAGAATCTGCTTATTAATCCTTTTATTATCTTTGCCTATAACTGTTCTCTTTGCGGAACAGCAGACCATCTATCTCAGGAGCGGACAGATATTACGCGGAGAAGTGATCCAGCAGACTGCGACTACAATGCAGATCAAGATGGAAGATGGAAAGGTCAAACAACTCAACAAAAAGGATATCCAAAGAGTCAGCTACAAAGAACCCACAGTCCAAGAAAAAAAGGAATCGGAAGAAAAGATAAAACAACAGACTGCAGTTGTCGAAGAGCCTCCTCCTCCAACTCCTGAACCTACCAAAAAATCCGAACCAGAAATAGATAAAGGTGCAAGCCCTTATGCAATCGACCAAATTAAAAGAAAAGATCTAGAATTATATTTCGGCGCAGGCCTTGGGACTTACCGCCCTCCTACGGAATCTTATTTCGATCATGCTAGCGCAAAGATAAACGCCCTAAATGGCGTCCCTACTCAGGTAGATGATCCTTTATATAAACGAGGCCTTGCTTATAGCATGGGATTGATCTATTATTGGAAAAAATTCGCATTCGGATTAACCGGCAATCATTTCGGCGGAAAGACTTCGGAAAGAATGACTGTGTATGGAGGAAATTCTTCTCTTCAGGAATTTAAAGGAACGTTTCCTGAAAAACAAAATTCTTTGAAATTGGACGTTTCCTATCTAGCCTTTAGTAATCAGAGAGTTGATATAAGACCCAGTTTCGGATATTCCCAATTCTGGGGAAAAACGGAAGATAATAGTACCACAGCTAACGATTACTTTGCGAACTCATTATTCGATGTAATGAAATTTAATTATAATATTCTGGAGATCTTAAAAGGACCTTCGATCGGAGTCAAAACGACAATTCGCTTAGGGGAAAGATGGGAGGATCGGATCGAACTTCACTATCTATCTCTCACCGGAGCCCAGTATGCTGCCACTGTAGGAACAACAGTTACTACGGATGCTTCTTTCTTTGATTATTACCGAACCGATCTAACTACAACATGGACAGCAAAAGGATTTAATTTTTCTAATAAACTATTCTATCGATGGACCCCTACCATTTCTTTCTGGGTAGGGATCCAACTATTCGAATGGAAATATTCGGTGAATTCAATAGGTCAGAGATTCCAAGGATTAGGAGATATAACATCGCCTCCCACATTAGATGTGGTCATTCTCAGCAATATTTTGATAGAAACTACAGCAAAATCCACACCTGCTACCAGCAGAGCTTCTTCCTTAGAATTTGGAGTGATGAAAAGATTCGAGTTATCTCAATAAGCATAATTTATTTACAAATTCAGATTTATAATATTAAATCATTGCCTCGGACCTTTTGAGATACAGAATGCGTTGAAAATGAAATTGTATCCTTTCAGGTCCTTTCTATTATTCATTTTCCTGCTTATACCAATCGCTTCCTTATTTGCAGAAATGAAGACCATCTATCTTAAGAATGGTCAGATTATTCGTGCTGAAATATTACAACAGACCGCAACAAACATTTTGATCAAAACTTCCGAAGGAAAAACGATCCAGTTAAATAAGTTCGAGATCAATACTGTAAGCTTCAACGAACCTGTAAAACTCCCCAAAGAGGAAGAGAAAAAGCAATTCCAAGCGGAACAAACTACTTCTCCTATCCTAGCGGAAGTTCCGAAGCCTGTCGTAAATTTTCGTATAGACCAACTGAAACGAAACGATTTAGAAGTCCATATCGGTTTAGGAGCAGGAAGATATTCTCCCGAAACCCAAGGACTACCGGTGCAGATCCAAAACAAAGTCGGACTAGCTTCCGGAACACTTCCTACAGTAATCGATAAGCCTACACATTCCCCTGAATTATCCGAAACTTATGGAGCAATCTACACTTGGAAAAGATGGTCGGGAGGAATTACCGGATCTTATCTTGGGAATAGGAGCACATATAATAGCCATTCTTATGCAAGCGGAATGATCTATAGCAACGGAAGCTTTCCGGAAAGACAGAGTTCTTTGAAAAATGAATTGTCCTTCCTCGCGTTTACAAACGAAAGATTCGATTTAAGGCCCACGATCGGATACCAATACTTCTGGGGACAATCTCAAGATACGAATTTATCCACATCCTATTATATAGATAGCGGATTGTATCTGTATTCTCAAGGTGTAATGAATTTTAATGAAACACTTAAAGGATATACGATCGGATTAAAAGCAACCATCCGTTTGGGAGAAAGATGGGAAAACAGATTAGAATATCATAATCTGAATTTGTCCGGTAGTCAGAACGGAAGTATATTATCCTCTCTTGCTCCTACAAATCTGTCCCAGGTAGCATTTATTAAACAAGGACAGAATATCTCTTGGGATGCACAGGGTTTCCATCTTCTCTATCGATTGGTTTATAGAGTCACTCCTACAATTTCGGTTTACGCAGGATTCCAATTTTATGAGTGGAAATACAGTCTGAATTCGTATTTCCAAAGCACTTTTTCGTCCAAGGATGGGCTGATCGGAGTGGATTTAAGTAACCCTGGTGCGTATCTAATACAACAAAAGTTAATGGAAGCAGTAGGAAAGACGGTCAATTCTGAAAGTAGATCGGCCATTTTGGAACTTGGAGTAATGAAACGATTTGAGTTTGTGTCCCAATAAGTCGGACAAATCTGCAAGGGCTACTTCTTCTCCAGCGCCCTTCTAATAAAAGACATCATTCCTTTGATAACCTTCTCATCGTTCTCGAAGTCCTTTCCGAGATAAACTTTCATTCTTTCTCGATAGTATTCGGTCGCATAAGAGAATTGAAGTATCATAAAAAGGTTATCTATGCAGAAGGCGAAAATTTTCTCGTCCACTTCTTTGCCGACAGATCCGGACTTTTTCGCTTCTGCCAATAAGGAAGTATATACCTTAGCAGAAACACTCTCCATATCCGAAGAGAGCCCTCGGATCAGTTCAGAATTTCCCTCTGCGGTGATCTCATTGTATAAACGAATGATATCTCGATTCTCTCTGGAATGTTTTTGGATAATTCTTAATATTCTTTCAATCTTGCCAAAAAGATCGCTTTCTTCACTTAAGACTTCTTCCAAAGTTTTTTCCAACTGATGGATCCCGTAACCGACAGCGGTGAGAAAAAAATCCTCTTTCGTATTAAAGTATTTGTATAGGGACCCGACGCTGATGCCAGCCTTCTTCGCTATAATATTAGTGTTCGCATTATTGAAACCTCGGTTTGCAAATTCTGCGATCGCTACGGAAAGTATTCTGGTCCTTTTTTCTTCCGGGATCTTATCGAAAGTATCTCTATTGTATTTTGAAGCGGTAAATTCAGCCACAGTACTTCCCTATTTTTACTACCTGAGCGGTTCCTAAGCTACGGAATACGGAAAATTTTCCCGGGAGCTTCTTTTCTATATTTTCTAGTTGACAGTGAGTGAGTATTCACTCACTGTCAACCTATATTCCGTAAAAAAAGGAAAAAGATATGTCTACCGGCTTCGCAATTACCCAATACCCAGACGTAAAAGGGGTTTATAAACAACTTCATGACCTGATTCGCCAGCCAATTCGGTCCATTAAGAAGAATGAAATGGAGAAGTACCTTCAAGAATATTTTGAAAAGAAATGTGCTAAATCCAAATCCATGATCGCGGAAGCCTCCGAGTATATTCCTGGCGGAGTGCAACATAACCTTGCATTTAATTATCCCTTCCCTCTCGTTTTCACCAAGGCTTCTGGAGCGCATTTATACGATCTAGACGGGAACAAATACATAGATTTCTTACAAGCTGGAGGTCCTACAGTTTTAGGAAGTAATCCAAGTAATATTCGTAAGAAGGTTGTCCAACTTCTGGAAACCACTGGACCAGTGACCGGCTTATTCCATGAATACGAGTTAAGACTTGCGGAGAAGATTGTGGAACATATGCCTTCTGTACAGATGTTCCGTATGTTAGGATCCGGAACGGAAGCTTGT
This genomic interval carries:
- a CDS encoding RecQ family ATP-dependent DNA helicase, which encodes MSANTGTVSSSIEDWKKILHTHFGFSQFRQGQWEAIQALLGRKDVLAILPTGGGKSLIYQLPSFAESNSLTIVISPLIALMKDQVDGLKARGIQAAFCNSTQDDLEQVRVLSSAATGKIRILYISPERAVSRSFLNLLPKLPVSLMAVDEAHCVSQWGHDFRPEYRKLHTLRSYLQEGTPWVALTATATDRVKKDISDSLGLKFPLHVQGTYVRENLKFSVVYPDSEREKENLLLEILEKGNFQKSVSGKAIIYCSTRAKVDEIYELLRKSGYKVGKYHAGRTDSSREKTQEGYTSGKTNILVATNAFGMGLDSPNVRLVLHYQVPSSLESYYQEAGRAGRDGKNSDCVLFFLPGDLSVQSFLLSKEANYKGGETLLSHVKSYVSSPDCRQKILCDYFGEEISSCGSCDTCADSTTSHSARLAYTERERLKAEKKKEKESHIFDADEIRSIEGLISEYPAKFGKKIIAGTLRGAKSKDILRRRLDKSEYYSSLKHVPEESILKLLEDWQKAKKLSIKGDKYPKIYLTAFGKPKVTSDDPEKPRKKVQLSGDRLILNELKNFRDRIARRNKWKKFMVLQNPVLVRIVSQKPESLEDLMAIKGIGEAKVRQYGKEILAILEKF
- the dinB gene encoding DNA polymerase IV, which gives rise to MIRKILHVDMDAFYASVEQRDNPAYRGKPIIVGGPPDSRGVVCAASYEARKFGVRSAMPCSQAARLCPSGIFVTPRFEAYRKVSSKIREIFLEYTDLVEMLSLDEAFLDVTQNKKNIPYASQVAKEIREKIFEETQLTASAGVSINKFLAKIATDQNKPNGMTIVRPEQAEQFIDSLDVSVFPGIGKVTLKKMHALGIKKGKDLKAKSLEILDQNFGKSGRWFYAVCRGLDDRQVEPYRERKSLGAESTFQKDLENSTDIFRELSDIAEELERRLLQKPFPGKTITLKVKFSDFTLKTRSLTEDYSFLDKNELYRIGSKLLEEFILGSGKSIFPIRLLGLSLSHPEASSKNSQIKSEDEEDLFPSLF
- a CDS encoding ComF family protein, translated to MNKLKSNHEYPVSIFLSLGIRKILRKLKTLDLDACILLPSYSKNKIINPVLRPFSPSSRLYEETKRILKIPLISPLTKISPEKQAGKSFSERFFHAYSAWEIKSKWKGRCPSKILLLDDVFTTGASVNEASRILKKNGTKSVYVLTYLRVSD
- a CDS encoding LA_0442/LA_0875 N-terminal domain-containing protein, coding for MGSPNIRICLLILLLSLPITVLFAEQQTIYLRSGQILRGEVIQQTATTMQIKMEDGKVKQLNKKDIQRVSYKEPTVQEKKESEEKIKQQTAVVEEPPPPTPEPTKKSEPEIDKGASPYAIDQIKRKDLELYFGAGLGTYRPPTESYFDHASAKINALNGVPTQVDDPLYKRGLAYSMGLIYYWKKFAFGLTGNHFGGKTSERMTVYGGNSSLQEFKGTFPEKQNSLKLDVSYLAFSNQRVDIRPSFGYSQFWGKTEDNSTTANDYFANSLFDVMKFNYNILEILKGPSIGVKTTIRLGERWEDRIELHYLSLTGAQYAATVGTTVTTDASFFDYYRTDLTTTWTAKGFNFSNKLFYRWTPTISFWVGIQLFEWKYSVNSIGQRFQGLGDITSPPTLDVVILSNILIETTAKSTPATSRASSLEFGVMKRFELSQ
- a CDS encoding LA_0442/LA_0875 N-terminal domain-containing protein gives rise to the protein MKLYPFRSFLLFIFLLIPIASLFAEMKTIYLKNGQIIRAEILQQTATNILIKTSEGKTIQLNKFEINTVSFNEPVKLPKEEEKKQFQAEQTTSPILAEVPKPVVNFRIDQLKRNDLEVHIGLGAGRYSPETQGLPVQIQNKVGLASGTLPTVIDKPTHSPELSETYGAIYTWKRWSGGITGSYLGNRSTYNSHSYASGMIYSNGSFPERQSSLKNELSFLAFTNERFDLRPTIGYQYFWGQSQDTNLSTSYYIDSGLYLYSQGVMNFNETLKGYTIGLKATIRLGERWENRLEYHNLNLSGSQNGSILSSLAPTNLSQVAFIKQGQNISWDAQGFHLLYRLVYRVTPTISVYAGFQFYEWKYSLNSYFQSTFSSKDGLIGVDLSNPGAYLIQQKLMEAVGKTVNSESRSAILELGVMKRFEFVSQ
- a CDS encoding TetR/AcrR family transcriptional regulator; protein product: MAEFTASKYNRDTFDKIPEEKRTRILSVAIAEFANRGFNNANTNIIAKKAGISVGSLYKYFNTKEDFFLTAVGYGIHQLEKTLEEVLSEESDLFGKIERILRIIQKHSRENRDIIRLYNEITAEGNSELIRGLSSDMESVSAKVYTSLLAEAKKSGSVGKEVDEKIFAFCIDNLFMILQFSYATEYYRERMKVYLGKDFENDEKVIKGMMSFIRRALEKK